A stretch of DNA from Nitrosopumilus zosterae:
AGAAAACAATAGATGAGGAAAATGAAGTTGAAAACTAATAAAGAAAAAAATAAGATAAAAGATCGGAGTAAAAAAGCTGATGAAAAACAAAAGAATATCCTTGAGATGCTTAAAAGTCATGGTGCCAAAATATATGAAGATCTAGAAAACGGACAATTTCCAAAATTCTCCATTCCAAGTAGATCTGTGAGCAACATTGTTTATGATAAAAATCTGAGACAATATATTTTGGGAAATAATTCTGCAATTAGAAGTTCCAGAAATTCCTCTCAATTAAGATCTTTTACACAATTGATGTGGCTTGCATTCTTTGCAAATAGATTAACTCAAGAAAAAAAATCATCTACTTTGAGAGATGTTTATTATTCATCACAAGCATTTGCAATTGAATTTGAAGATCAATCAGAATCGGATAACATTATAGTAGATTTGGAAGCAGTCACCTCAAAACCTAGAGAAGATTTTCACATATTCCCTGAAGAGAGAAGCTCCATTTTTGGTGATTTGAATATTGAGTATACAATTCCTGGATATGAAGGAAAAACCATGAACTTGTCAAATCATCCTGATGGTTATTCTATTGGTCCAAGTTTGACAACTGCAGAATTAGTTGATACAAGTGCTGAAATTGTAATTGCTATTGAAAAAGGTGGTCTTTTTACACGATTTGTTGAAGAACAAATTGATAAAAAATTCAAATCCATTATTATCAATACAGGCGGTCAGGCCCCTCGTTCAACTAGAACTTTACTAAAAAGACTTCATGAAGAAATGGGCTTACCTGTAATTGTTCTTACAGATGGAGACGTGTATGGAGAACATATTGCTATGGTTATAAAATCTGGTTCTGCAAATGCAGCACATCTAAGAGAGCTTACAGTTCCTGATGCAAAATGGGTGGGAGTATGGGCTACTGATATTGAAAAATATAAACTCCCTACGATTCCTATGACTGAATCTGACATAAAGCGATGTTATGATTTACAAAAAGATCCTAGATATGAAGATGGTATTTGGAAAAAAGAGCTTGATGTATTTTTAAGATTGAAAAGAAAGGCAGAATTAGAGGCTTTCTCAAAATACGGTCTTACAAATATTACTGAAAAATATCTTCCACAAAAATTAGAACTAGCAAAAAGTCTTTAATTATTTTATTCTCAGTGTCAAGACACCGTTTCTATATTTGAAATCAAATATCTGCATCTCATTTGCACCTTCTATTGGAACCTCCTTTGAAAATCCTGCAGTTCCACGAATGTATAAAATTCCATCAACTAATCTAACTGCAATTTTGTCTTCAGGTCCTGGGACTTCAGCTACAAAAACAAATTCTCCTTCACCTTTGATCAAATCGTAAACCCAATTCTTTGTTTCTTGTTCTCTTGCTTGAGTGTATAGTGGTTTTTGATCTTTTGTCATTTTCTTTAAAACTCTGACCCAATAAAACATAGTTAAAGCTGCTGCACCAATTAAAATAAAACTCACAAACCCTGAATCAGCTCTTTGTGTCATGATATAGATTATTCCTAAAAACAGAATTACGATAATTGGTATTACAAAATTTAATGACTGCTCATTTGAATATGCTCCCTTATAACTTGCCAAACAGTAAAAATTTGGGTTTACCAAATATAAAGTATCTTTGGTATTGAGACAACCATGTCTTTTATTTGTACTTTAATTGTATTATACTCATGGAAATACATCCTGACGAAATTGTTAAGTCAAAAAATAATGCCTCAGAATTATTCTGTCCTTCTATGAGATCAGAAGATCCCATCTATAGTTCAAATTGTAAAGAAAGTGATTTTTTGATCTTTTAATAACTAGTTTATTTTATTATAATAACAACATGAAAACATCATTCCTAGCAATTTTTGTAGTTGCTGTTTTGTTGACAGGAACCATTGCAGGCCCTATTGGGTTAATTCAATCTGCAGATGCTCTAAAAAGTAAAGGAAATTCTGCAAGTGCAATTAACTCCAAAAAAGTTTGTGGAGATAGACTTTGTTCTGAACCTCCAAAAAATGAGGTAAAATCTTCTGATAAAACAAAAGAAGAAATAAAATCTGAAAAGAAAACAGAATCTGCTACAAAAGCACAAGAAGCTCCAAAAAAGGACGCAAAATCTGAGACAATGGAAAAAGCCCAAGAAATAGCTACATTGAAAGTTCCCAAGACTGTTACTGGTGTGATTACTTCAGTACAAGATCCTGGACAAGGACATGAAAATCATCAACTTGCTATACTTTTGCCACCTAGTGACAAAGTATATCGTGGATATGTCTCTTTTACTGCGACTGAAAATGTTCAACTAGTTGCGTTACACGGTCCACTAAAAGCAGGTATGGATAAAGGACAAGCAATTTGGACAACTGATGGTAAAACAAAATTTGGTCTAACATTTGTAGATAAAGAAAGCTCTACTGGTGTTTGGCAATTTACGGGAAATGCAGTAGCACTTCATACAAAAAATACTGAACCATTCACTGTGAGTTATTCAATAACTTACACAGAACAAATTGTAGATGGTCAAAAAGTATTCAGAAGCACTATGACCTCAGTACAAGATCCTGGAATCGGACATGAAAATCATCAGCTTGCGTTATTGTTGGCCCCAAGAGACAAAGCCTATTCAGGATATTTGACATATGATGCATCTGAACCTGTTCAGATTGTGACCTTGATAGGACCGTTATCTCAAGGAGAACTTAGAGGATTGCCCTCATGGACTCCTGATGGTGAAACATTCTTTGCATTGTCGATTGTTCCTACAAAAGCTTCAGGCTCAGTACAGTTTTCGGGAAATGCAATAGCACTTCATACAACAAATACTGAACCATTCACTGTAAGCTACTCTCTGGTGCTTACAAAGTAATTTTTTTTATATGAGTAAAAATTATTACAAATATGAATTTTCTTACAATTTCACTAATGGCTATCTTGGTAACTGGTGTTATTGCCCCTTCATTACAGTATTCTAATGCTGATGTATTGCCACCCAACCATCAAGTGGATATCGGAATTTCAACAGAAGATGTTGTATGTGATAGTGGTTTGTATAAAGTCATACGTGCTGCAAATAGTTCCATAGCATGCGTTAAAGCAAAAAATGTCTTAAAACTCATTGCTAATGGATGGGCAACTACTGTTGACAAGGAACCTATTGATGAAGAGGTACTTAACACAATAATTAATAGAAAAAGTATTGATCTTGCCCAAATCAACATTCTTGAAACTGTTGCACTAAAGACACAAACTGGTACTGCCGCTTCTGGAAAATCAGTATCTAACTATGACGTTATTTTTGAGATCTGTGCTTATACTCCCATTTATGCTCCTGATGTCAATGTTGCTTCTGACAGTGAAACCAAACACTATGAATTAGCAAATTTGATTGATGCTGATTCATGTGTGATTAGTGTAACAAAAATAAAAGCAACTGATCCAACTTCTATCAAAATTATTTTGCTAAACAAAGGAGATATCTCTGAAAAAGTTGTAATGCTTCAAAATGAACTTGATTCATTAAAAGAACAATTGACAACTATTAGATCATCACTCAAAGTCACTGATCCTGATTCACAAAAACAAGGAGTCAAAATCGCTGAACTCCGAAAACAAATTAATGATAAACGTGAACAGCTTCACAGAACCTTATTTGCTATTCATTTACCTTCCACGGCAAAAGATAAAATTGGTGAAATGACATTCTCAGGAAACGTTATTGAAGGAAATTCTGCAAGTGTGTTGTCTGTTTTAAATGCAACACAGACCCCTGGTCTTTATGATGCTATATTTGAGGTATGTGCAGGATCAACTACAATAAAACTTCCAGTAATCAAAGTAACTTCTGATAAACAATCTCAAACCATAAAGATGGGTGATAAGATATCTGCAAACTCTTGCCAAATGACTTCTGTAAAAATAGAGGCAAATGACAAATCTACAATATCTGTAACTCCTGCTGGAAATGCTGATTCATCAAACAAAGCATCTGACTTGGAAGTACGAATTAATAGTTTACAAGCATCAATGATACAAGAAAAACAAACTCTAAAATCATTAATTCATAATCCTGATAGGCCTGAAAACTTTGTAGAACTAGTTGATACACATGTAATCAAAATTATAGAGTTGAGAAATCAACTAATTCTTGCAAAGGCAGAATTTAGCAAGATTATGTATCAAACCTATAACTAGTATCAATAAAATAATTCTTACGCTCTCTTATTACACTACTTGGTTTTTGTTTCAATCTTGTCGATGTTTTCTTTACTAGTAAAGCAGGCACGTTGGTGTTGCATTACATAATTTGAGATCCAACCAAAAATCAGATATTTTAACGTACTATGTATTTATAATAATAAGATTAGATGCTGTTTTTTACTATTTTAGAGGCTCATTTCTATGTACAATCAGTTGTTTTGTAAGATATGATCTGTATCAAATATACTGATTGATTTTTTGATATTTCTACTAGTATTGATATACTGAAAATTCCTTTTCTCACATAATAGAAATATGATTGAAGCCTGAACGTCAATTTCACCAATAAACTTTCCACAAACAGAACATTTTACCTGTTTCTTGTCATAAATATTCATTTAATCTAATATTGGACATATTTTTATTTATTTTATATTAAGCTCTACTCTTGAAATTATCATTTTTTATGAACATGATGTTATAATTATCTAAAACATAGATAGTATATGACCTATGAAGTTTTAGTGACTTGTAATGATGGAAAACGAAATTATGCAATTCAAAGATTGAAAGAATTTCATGACATAAAGAATATACAGCAAAGAAAAAATCCGAACGAAGTTTTAGCACAAGTAAAATCTGATGATAAGAACTATGTGATGGCAAATATAGTTCAAAGAATTCAAGACATAGATGGAATTTCTGGTACATCTGTTTTACCATTTGTCTAAAACAAAATTATTTTTTATTTTGTAATTTTGCTAAATTTTATTGAGTTTGCATAAATTTTTTCTGATGTGTTTATTATTTAATTGTGTAAAATTGTTCATGATTAATGGCAACAAAAAAACGATCAGCTACTAGAAAAGCAAAAAGATCTGTAAGAAAAGCTGCAAAAACAACTAAAAGAACAGCAGCCAAAGCAAAGAAAACTGTTAGAAAAGCAAAAAAAACCGTAAGAAAAGCTACAAGAACAGTTAGCAAGGCAAAGAGGAGAGCACAACTAGTAGCAAATAAGAGAAAACGGGATCTTCAGAAAGCAAATACTAAAGTCAAAAGTATGAAGAAGGCCCTAAGAAATGCAGAAAAGACTGCTAGAAAACAAAAATCGACATATCAAAAGGCTCTGAAAAGAGCAACCCAAACCAAATAATTTCTCTCTTTTTTATTTTTAATTACATTGAAACTCGACAATACTAAGAAATCCTATTTGAGCATAATTTTTTAGGAAATGTTGAATAGTTTTTTTGCATTTTTAAACATAAAATTATCTCTGAACTCTTTTTTGATATTTAATTTAGCTACAAAATTAAGATATGAGTCCATTGAACTAATTGGCCAATCTGTTCCGTATAATAAATAACGTGGTTCTCCTGCATAGTTTATCAATTCTGCAACTTTCTCCTTCATCATCTTTTCAAAAAAATGATCAAAAGAACCTACTACCAGACCTGAAACATCTGCATAGACATTTTTATTTTTGTAAATGACCTCTTGTGCATCTTGAATCCAAGGGTTTCCTAAATGACACATGACTATTTTTAGTTCAGGATTGTCCACTGCAACTTCATCAAGATTTAATGGTCTTGCAAAACGAAGTTTACCTTTTTCAGAGTATGTGTCACCTGTGTGAAACATTGCAGGTATTCCAAATTCTACACATATGTCATATACTTTTTGATATTTTTCATCATATGGATAATAGTGTTCATAACCAGAATAAATTTTCAAAGCTTTAATTTTTCCATTTTTAATCAGTTCTCTATATTCTCTTAGATCTTCTTCTGTATGATTATCAATTGTAAATCCTGCTGCGACTCCAAGATTATCATATTTCTTTATGGCCTCAATGATTTGTTTTGTAGATGGTCTTTTAGAATTTACTTTATATGATGATAAAATTATGGCATAATCTACATTATTCCCATTCATTTCGTTTTGCAGTTCTTCAATTCTGTCATCTAAGGATGAAACGTTTTGTAATAATTCATACTGGTTGACGTGAACGTGGCAATCAATGATCATTTTTTTCTATAAAATTTGGATTTTTCCATTCAATAAAAGTTGCATAGTTTAATGAGCGTGGGTCTTTCATATAATTTGGCAAAATTTTGATGAATTTGAATTTGTTTCGAAATTGAAAAAGTAATACAGGCTCTTTGATTTCATGCAGCTTAACTTTTTGTACATATTCTAATGGAGACATATTTTTTGCATGTTCACAATAATTGAGTATTCTGCCACCGGCAATGATTCTACGCAAATTAAGTTTTGTAGCAAGATTCTTTCTTGCGTTATACAGTTTTGTAGCAATTCCTAATCTTCTATAGTCGGGATGTGATGATATATCTGCACCATACAATGTATCTCCTCTGGGATCGTGATTTTCGAAGAAACTATTTCCACACACAGACATCCATGTATGCTCTTTGTATTCTGGATGAAGTGTAATTATTAAACTACTGCAAGAACCTACAATTTTTTCTTTGTATTCTGCTACAAACTGTCCTTCTGGGAAAACTTGAAGATGCATCTTCAAATGTTTTGGTTTCCAGTAAATTCCCTTTGAAGCTATGGATGGAAAAGCTATCTTTTGTAACTCTACGATTTGAGGAATGTCTTTTTCTTCCATTTGCCTAACTATGACTGTATGTTTTTTTCCAGAATTCATTTTAAATCATTATTTGAAAATATGAAAAACATTTTTAATAATATTGTTAAGATTTTACTTGAATTTTAATGACACTCATTGGATCTTTTTTTGTTTATTATTGGTTCTTTGATTTTTATTACCATTTTTCAAAATTGCATCGTTGACTGGGGATGAATCATCTAAAATTTCAATTCGTGAAATTGTATTGAAAGGAACTATTATTGCCTTGATTGTCACTATTCCATCGCTTTCTACATTTGTTCTGATATGGGTTCTTCTTGATGATTTATTTTTAGGAGTAATATTGGGTGCTTTTGTTCATTTTATTGCTATGGGATTCTCTTTAAAAATTTCTAAGAAAATACTAGTCAAAAAATAGATGAATAGATCATTTATTTCATCGTAATTCATTTTCAAAATGATGGATTTATCTAGAATTGAAAATGATCTGATTTCTGAAATCAAATTAGATCCAATTCAAGCTAAAACATATCTGTTGGTTACCTGCTTTGGAAAAATGTCTCCTGCAAAAATTGCTGAAAAATTAAACATATCTGTGGAAGATGCAAAAAAGGCATCTAGGGATTTAATAACTCTTGGAGCTTTTATTGATATTACTGACACCGA
This window harbors:
- a CDS encoding DNA topoisomerase IV subunit A; translated protein: MKLKTNKEKNKIKDRSKKADEKQKNILEMLKSHGAKIYEDLENGQFPKFSIPSRSVSNIVYDKNLRQYILGNNSAIRSSRNSSQLRSFTQLMWLAFFANRLTQEKKSSTLRDVYYSSQAFAIEFEDQSESDNIIVDLEAVTSKPREDFHIFPEERSSIFGDLNIEYTIPGYEGKTMNLSNHPDGYSIGPSLTTAELVDTSAEIVIAIEKGGLFTRFVEEQIDKKFKSIIINTGGQAPRSTRTLLKRLHEEMGLPVIVLTDGDVYGEHIAMVIKSGSANAAHLRELTVPDAKWVGVWATDIEKYKLPTIPMTESDIKRCYDLQKDPRYEDGIWKKELDVFLRLKRKAELEAFSKYGLTNITEKYLPQKLELAKSL
- a CDS encoding Hsp20/alpha crystallin family protein: MASYKGAYSNEQSLNFVIPIIVILFLGIIYIMTQRADSGFVSFILIGAAALTMFYWVRVLKKMTKDQKPLYTQAREQETKNWVYDLIKGEGEFVFVAEVPGPEDKIAVRLVDGILYIRGTAGFSKEVPIEGANEMQIFDFKYRNGVLTLRIK
- a CDS encoding amidohydrolase family protein produces the protein MIIDCHVHVNQYELLQNVSSLDDRIEELQNEMNGNNVDYAIILSSYKVNSKRPSTKQIIEAIKKYDNLGVAAGFTIDNHTEEDLREYRELIKNGKIKALKIYSGYEHYYPYDEKYQKVYDICVEFGIPAMFHTGDTYSEKGKLRFARPLNLDEVAVDNPELKIVMCHLGNPWIQDAQEVIYKNKNVYADVSGLVVGSFDHFFEKMMKEKVAELINYAGEPRYLLYGTDWPISSMDSYLNFVAKLNIKKEFRDNFMFKNAKKLFNIS
- a CDS encoding GNAT family N-acetyltransferase; amino-acid sequence: MEEKDIPQIVELQKIAFPSIASKGIYWKPKHLKMHLQVFPEGQFVAEYKEKIVGSCSSLIITLHPEYKEHTWMSVCGNSFFENHDPRGDTLYGADISSHPDYRRLGIATKLYNARKNLATKLNLRRIIAGGRILNYCEHAKNMSPLEYVQKVKLHEIKEPVLLFQFRNKFKFIKILPNYMKDPRSLNYATFIEWKNPNFIEKNDH